A window of the Williamsia phyllosphaerae genome harbors these coding sequences:
- the rph gene encoding ribonuclease PH has protein sequence MSRRADGRADDEMRAVRITRGFTNHPAGSVLVEFGQTRVMCTASVEEGVPRWRRGSGLGWLTAEYSMLPAATHSRSQRESVKGKIGGRTHEISRLIGRSLRACIDLAALGENTIALDCDVLQADGGTRTAAITGAYVALVDAVAFLNARGKLADPQPISCAIAAVSVGVVDGRVRLDLPYEEDSRAEVDMNVVTTDAGTLVEIQGTGEGATFARATLDKMLDLAAIGTERLFEAQRAALDAPRPTSTAEPVAD, from the coding sequence GTGAGCAGACGCGCAGACGGCAGAGCAGACGACGAGATGCGGGCGGTCCGCATCACCCGAGGATTCACCAACCACCCGGCGGGCTCGGTGCTCGTGGAGTTCGGGCAGACGCGGGTGATGTGCACGGCCAGCGTGGAAGAAGGCGTCCCCCGCTGGCGCCGCGGGTCGGGACTGGGTTGGCTGACCGCCGAGTACTCGATGCTGCCCGCCGCCACGCACAGTCGGTCCCAGCGTGAATCGGTCAAGGGCAAGATCGGTGGTCGCACCCACGAGATCAGTCGACTCATCGGCCGGTCGTTGCGTGCCTGCATCGATCTCGCGGCGCTGGGGGAGAACACCATCGCCCTCGACTGCGATGTGCTGCAGGCCGACGGCGGGACCCGGACCGCCGCCATCACCGGTGCCTATGTGGCCCTCGTCGACGCGGTGGCGTTCCTCAACGCCCGCGGCAAACTGGCCGACCCCCAGCCGATCTCGTGCGCCATCGCGGCGGTCAGTGTCGGTGTCGTGGACGGCCGCGTCCGACTCGACCTGCCCTACGAGGAGGACTCGCGCGCCGAGGTCGACATGAACGTCGTCACCACCGACGCGGGGACCCTCGTGGAGATCCAGGGCACCGGCGAGGGCGCGACGTTCGCGCGAGCGACCCTGGACAAGATGCTCGACCTCGCCGCGATCGGCACCGAGCGCCTGTTCGAGGCGCAGCGTGCGGCCCTCGACGCCCCGCGGCCCACGAGCACCGCCGAGCCCGTCGCGGACTGA
- a CDS encoding P1 family peptidase, with translation MIGFRTSPTDSLGDVEGITVGHADRLDDDVRVATDDVPGVGWATGVTVVLLPTGAIAAVDVRGGGPGTRETDLLDPSNTVQTAHAIVLSGGSAYGLAAADGVMTELGSAGVGLAMNPFGDVVPIVPAAVIFDLPVGAWTARPDADFGARAVRAADRRFAVGSVGAGTGARAGVLKGGVGTAGVVLDTPAAPGVTVSALMVANPVGDVLDPTTGLPWGATDADLDHHRLRSPDDAELDAYRALRAKSTVLNTTIGVVATDARLDAASTRRVAMAAHDGIAHAIRPAHSPLDGDTVFAVATGERVVPPRPEVPAGMNPDVAVLAAVCEAAAVVVRRAIVAAVLAADPVAAIPSLGTTLPSACSPSGRI, from the coding sequence ATGATCGGGTTCCGCACCAGCCCGACCGACTCGCTCGGGGACGTCGAAGGGATCACCGTCGGGCACGCCGACCGGCTCGACGACGACGTGCGAGTCGCCACCGACGACGTGCCCGGGGTGGGTTGGGCGACCGGTGTCACCGTGGTGTTGCTGCCCACGGGTGCGATCGCCGCGGTGGACGTGCGCGGCGGCGGTCCGGGAACCCGCGAGACCGATCTGCTCGATCCGTCGAACACGGTGCAGACCGCGCACGCGATCGTCCTGTCCGGCGGCAGCGCGTACGGACTGGCGGCGGCCGACGGCGTCATGACCGAACTCGGTTCGGCCGGAGTCGGACTGGCGATGAACCCGTTCGGGGACGTGGTGCCGATCGTGCCCGCCGCGGTCATCTTCGACCTTCCCGTCGGTGCGTGGACGGCACGACCCGACGCCGACTTCGGCGCGCGTGCGGTCCGCGCGGCCGACCGTCGCTTCGCCGTCGGGTCGGTGGGCGCGGGCACCGGTGCGCGCGCCGGGGTCCTCAAAGGCGGTGTCGGGACCGCGGGCGTCGTCCTGGACACGCCGGCCGCCCCGGGCGTGACGGTGTCGGCGCTGATGGTGGCGAACCCGGTGGGTGATGTGCTGGACCCGACGACCGGTCTGCCGTGGGGCGCCACCGACGCCGACCTCGACCACCATCGGTTGCGCAGCCCCGACGACGCCGAGCTCGACGCCTACCGGGCGCTGCGTGCCAAGTCCACGGTCCTCAACACCACCATCGGTGTCGTCGCCACCGACGCCCGTCTCGACGCCGCGTCCACCCGGCGCGTCGCGATGGCCGCGCACGACGGCATCGCCCACGCCATCCGTCCGGCCCACTCGCCGTTGGACGGCGACACCGTCTTCGCGGTCGCCACCGGTGAGCGGGTCGTGCCACCGCGACCCGAGGTCCCGGCGGGCATGAACCCCGACGTCGCGGTGCTCGCGGCCGTGTGTGAGGCCGCCGCGGTGGTGGTCCGTCGCGCCATCGTCGCCGCGGTCCTCGCCGCCGACCCCGTCGCCGCAATACCGTCTCTGGGCACGACGCTGCCCTCGGCCTGCTCTCCATCAGGCCGGATCTGA
- the clpS gene encoding ATP-dependent Clp protease adapter ClpS: MTTARVRTAAGPVDRRTEARSERRITLDGQDEATPAGTAVAEPDTADAGTAIDRPWVTIVWDDPVNLMRYVTFVFQKVFGYSETRASQLMMLVHTEGKAVVSSGDRDKMEIDVRKLQSAGLWATMQRDT, encoded by the coding sequence ATGACGACCGCACGCGTACGCACCGCAGCAGGGCCGGTTGATCGCCGGACCGAGGCCAGATCGGAGCGTCGGATCACGCTCGACGGTCAGGATGAGGCTACCCCGGCGGGTACCGCGGTGGCCGAACCCGACACGGCCGATGCCGGCACCGCGATCGACCGTCCGTGGGTCACGATCGTGTGGGACGACCCGGTCAACCTGATGCGCTACGTGACGTTCGTGTTCCAGAAGGTGTTCGGCTACTCCGAGACACGGGCGTCGCAGCTGATGATGCTCGTGCACACCGAGGGCAAGGCGGTGGTCTCCAGCGGGGACCGCGACAAGATGGAGATCGACGTGCGCAAACTCCAGTCCGCCGGCCTGTGGGCGACCATGCAGCGGGACACCTGA
- a CDS encoding cyclic nucleotide-degrading phosphodiesterase codes for MRLTVLGSSGSVAGPDSPASGYLLTVPGEQPVVLDFGPGVLGALQQHSDPNAVAVMLSHLHADHCLDLPGMLVWRRYHPVPATARAPMYGPGGTAIRIGAASSEFAGAVDDITDTFDVRTWVDGEAVEIGGMTVLPRRVLHPPETYGLRITGPAGEVLAFSGDSAVCDTLVTLAADADVFLCEASWTHAPSERPPELHLSGTEAGDIARRAGVKSLLLTHIPPWTSTEDVLAEARAAYSGPVSVARPGLVVDVA; via the coding sequence ATGCGACTGACCGTCCTGGGGAGCTCCGGCAGTGTTGCCGGGCCGGATTCACCGGCCTCGGGGTACCTCCTCACCGTGCCCGGCGAACAGCCCGTCGTGCTCGATTTCGGGCCCGGCGTACTGGGTGCGCTGCAACAGCACTCCGACCCCAACGCCGTCGCGGTGATGCTCAGTCATCTGCACGCGGATCACTGCCTGGATCTGCCCGGCATGCTGGTCTGGCGCCGCTACCATCCGGTGCCCGCCACCGCCCGCGCGCCGATGTACGGGCCCGGCGGGACCGCGATCCGGATCGGCGCGGCCTCCTCGGAGTTCGCGGGTGCGGTCGACGACATCACCGACACCTTCGACGTCCGTACCTGGGTCGACGGCGAGGCCGTCGAGATCGGCGGCATGACCGTTCTCCCGCGCCGGGTCCTGCACCCGCCGGAGACGTACGGGCTGCGGATCACCGGGCCGGCGGGGGAGGTGCTGGCGTTCAGTGGCGACAGCGCCGTGTGCGACACCCTCGTGACGCTGGCCGCCGACGCCGACGTCTTCCTCTGCGAGGCCTCCTGGACCCACGCACCGTCCGAGCGTCCGCCGGAGCTGCACCTGTCGGGTACCGAGGCCGGCGACATCGCTCGGCGTGCAGGAGTGAAATCGCTGCTGCTGACCCACATCCCGCCGTGGACGAGCACCGAGGACGTGCTCGCCGAGGCCCGCGCCGCGTACTCGGGTCCGGTCAGTGTCGCGCGGCCCGGGCTGGTCGTCGACGTCGCATGA
- a CDS encoding maltotransferase domain-containing protein, whose product MIGRIGIDDIEPVISAGQFAAKAVVGEYFPVSATVWREGHDAVAATLHVEGPVRGSVLESPMFPAHEPDTYNGAFIPDAPGYWSFRIDAWSDPYTTWNSAVTKKLDAGQDAAELANDLESGARLLERAADGVPPGDRQLLTDAVQALRSDHDLAVRVRPALAPEVVRLLGEYPVRDLVTKSRSFRVWVDRTRALFGSWYEMFPRSTGGWDNDGRPVHGTFHTAAQDLPRIADMGFDVVYLPPIHPIGEMNRKGPNNTLTPGPDDPGSPWAIGSAHGGHDAIHPQLGTEEDFGWFLSRAAELGMEVAIDLALQCAPDHPWALEHPDWFYVQHDGTIAFAENPPKKYQDIYPLNFDDDRAGIYRAVLGVVLHWVSLGVKIFRVDNPHTKPGDFWEWLISEVKKRDRDVLFLSEAFTRPARLYGLAKLGFTQSYTYFTWRVAKWELTEFGTEIAEHADVARPNLFVNTPDILHETLQYGGPGMFALRAALAATLSPTWGVYSGYELFEGDAVHPGSEEYLDSEKYELRPRDYKAASSRGDSLEPWITSLNAIRRRHPALRQLRNITFHHVENDALIAYSKFDPATGDLVVVVVNLNPFGAEESTLWLDMPAIGHDWSDRFSGVDEVTGENFHWGQANYVRLEPWRQVAHIVALQPITPDAAARLAFRLPERQASS is encoded by the coding sequence GTGATTGGGCGCATCGGCATAGATGACATCGAGCCGGTGATATCCGCGGGACAGTTCGCGGCCAAAGCCGTTGTCGGCGAATATTTCCCGGTCAGCGCGACGGTGTGGCGCGAGGGGCACGACGCGGTCGCGGCCACCCTGCACGTCGAGGGCCCGGTGCGCGGTTCGGTCCTCGAGTCGCCGATGTTCCCCGCCCACGAGCCCGACACCTACAACGGCGCGTTCATCCCGGACGCACCCGGCTACTGGTCGTTTCGTATCGACGCCTGGAGCGACCCGTACACGACGTGGAACAGCGCGGTCACCAAGAAGCTCGACGCCGGTCAGGACGCGGCCGAACTGGCCAACGACCTCGAGTCCGGCGCACGGCTGCTCGAGCGGGCGGCCGACGGTGTTCCTCCCGGCGACCGGCAACTGCTCACCGACGCGGTGCAGGCGTTGCGGTCCGACCACGATCTCGCCGTCCGCGTCCGTCCCGCGCTCGCCCCGGAGGTCGTGCGACTGCTCGGCGAGTACCCGGTCCGCGACCTGGTCACGAAGAGCCGTTCGTTCCGGGTGTGGGTGGACCGCACCCGCGCGCTGTTCGGGTCCTGGTACGAGATGTTCCCGCGCTCCACCGGCGGCTGGGACAACGACGGCCGTCCCGTGCACGGCACATTCCACACGGCCGCACAGGATCTGCCTCGGATCGCCGACATGGGTTTCGACGTCGTGTACCTGCCGCCGATCCACCCCATCGGCGAGATGAACCGCAAGGGACCCAACAACACCCTCACCCCGGGACCCGACGACCCCGGCTCGCCGTGGGCCATCGGATCGGCGCACGGCGGGCACGACGCCATCCACCCGCAGTTGGGCACGGAAGAGGACTTCGGTTGGTTCCTGTCCCGGGCCGCCGAGCTGGGCATGGAGGTGGCCATCGACCTGGCCCTGCAGTGCGCGCCCGATCACCCGTGGGCCCTGGAACATCCGGATTGGTTCTATGTGCAGCACGACGGCACGATCGCGTTCGCCGAGAACCCGCCGAAGAAGTATCAGGACATCTACCCACTCAACTTCGACGACGATCGCGCGGGCATCTACCGCGCCGTGCTCGGCGTGGTCCTGCACTGGGTGTCGTTGGGCGTCAAGATCTTCCGCGTGGACAACCCGCACACCAAACCCGGCGACTTCTGGGAGTGGCTGATCTCCGAGGTCAAGAAGCGCGATCGCGACGTGCTGTTCCTGTCGGAGGCGTTCACCCGCCCGGCCCGACTCTACGGACTGGCCAAGCTCGGCTTCACGCAGTCGTACACGTACTTCACCTGGCGCGTCGCGAAGTGGGAGCTGACCGAGTTCGGGACCGAGATCGCCGAGCACGCCGACGTCGCCCGACCGAACCTGTTCGTCAACACGCCGGACATCCTGCACGAGACGCTGCAGTACGGCGGGCCCGGGATGTTCGCTCTGCGTGCAGCTCTCGCGGCGACGCTGTCGCCGACGTGGGGCGTCTACAGCGGGTACGAGCTGTTCGAGGGCGACGCGGTCCATCCCGGCAGCGAGGAGTACCTCGACTCCGAGAAGTACGAGCTGCGACCCCGCGACTACAAGGCGGCGTCCTCGCGCGGTGATTCACTCGAACCGTGGATCACCTCGCTCAACGCGATCCGGCGCCGTCACCCCGCACTCCGACAGTTGCGCAACATCACCTTCCACCACGTCGAGAACGACGCGCTGATCGCGTATTCGAAGTTCGACCCGGCCACCGGCGATCTCGTCGTGGTCGTCGTCAACCTCAATCCGTTCGGCGCGGAGGAGTCGACGCTGTGGCTCGACATGCCCGCGATCGGCCACGACTGGTCCGACCGGTTCTCCGGCGTCGACGAGGTGACCGGGGAGAACTTCCACTGGGGTCAGGCCAACTACGTGCGCCTGGAACCGTGGCGCCAGGTCGCGCACATCGTCGCGTTGCAACCGATCACCCCGGACGCCGCCGCCCGACTGGCGTTCCGACTCCCCGAGAGGCAAGCGAGCTCATGA
- the aosR gene encoding oxidative stress transcriptional regulator AosR: MQNWRRRGRGSSIRITTRLDAHESELIASLVTSMTELLDERSDSAPTDDLSAITGIETGHSTPPDDATLGRLLPDFHRPDQDRELGADTVNGDLNGALRSVHEPHIIAAKSEAAQTVLATLPPGGGDVSLTPAQAEQWLTAVNDVRLALGAMLGVTENTPDQLPSDDPQAAHLDVYHWLTVVQELLVVALMGK; encoded by the coding sequence GTGCAGAACTGGAGACGACGGGGCCGCGGCAGCTCGATCCGGATCACCACGCGGCTGGACGCCCACGAGAGTGAGCTCATCGCGTCGTTGGTGACGTCGATGACCGAGCTGCTCGACGAGCGATCCGACAGCGCCCCCACCGATGATCTGTCCGCGATCACCGGTATCGAGACCGGGCACTCGACCCCACCCGACGACGCCACCCTGGGACGGCTGCTGCCGGATTTCCATCGGCCCGATCAGGATCGCGAACTCGGCGCCGACACCGTCAACGGAGATCTCAACGGTGCCCTGCGCAGCGTGCACGAGCCACACATCATCGCCGCCAAATCCGAAGCGGCACAGACGGTCCTGGCGACCCTGCCGCCCGGGGGCGGTGACGTGTCGCTGACTCCGGCGCAGGCCGAGCAGTGGCTGACCGCCGTGAACGACGTGCGCCTGGCCCTCGGCGCCATGCTCGGTGTCACCGAGAACACCCCCGACCAACTCCCGTCCGACGACCCCCAGGCCGCCCACCTCGACGTCTACCACTGGCTGACCGTCGTGCAGGAGCTGCTCGTCGTCGCCCTGATGGGCAAGTGA
- a CDS encoding nicotinate phosphoribosyltransferase — protein MSAENTAMFTDRYELTMVSAALRDGTAHRSCTFEVFARRLPDGRRFGVVAGTGRVIDALAGFRFGDEQLRALADSVDADTLDWLRDYRFGGSIDGYREGELFFPGSPILSVRSTFAEAVLLETLVLSVLNHDSAIASAAARMVTAAGNRPIIEMGSRRTHESAAVASARAAYLAGMASTSNLEATRRYGVPGAGTSAHSFTLAHTGPDGPDERAAFAAQVDALGVGTTLLVDTYDITQGVINAIEVAGTGLGGVRIDSGDLGVLARQVRAQLDDLGAHDTRIVVSGDLDEYAIAALRAEPVDAYGVGTSLVTGSGAPTAGMVYKLVEVDGIGVAKRSSHKESRGGAKAAARSARSTGTIVEEIIYPAGGAVPDTGGLATTDLQIPLVRDGEPVDGLPTLTEGRDHLADALVSLPWEGLGLSRGEPAIPTRFALP, from the coding sequence GTGAGCGCCGAGAACACAGCGATGTTCACCGATCGGTATGAACTGACGATGGTGTCGGCCGCCCTACGGGACGGCACCGCTCATCGGTCGTGCACGTTCGAGGTGTTCGCCCGCCGCCTCCCCGACGGTCGTCGTTTCGGCGTCGTGGCCGGTACCGGCCGTGTCATCGATGCCCTCGCCGGATTCCGGTTCGGCGACGAGCAACTGCGCGCGCTGGCCGATTCCGTCGATGCCGACACCCTCGACTGGTTGCGCGACTACCGCTTCGGCGGCTCGATCGACGGCTATCGCGAGGGCGAGCTGTTCTTCCCGGGCTCCCCCATCCTCAGCGTCCGATCCACCTTCGCCGAGGCGGTGCTGCTCGAGACGCTGGTGCTGTCGGTGCTGAACCACGACAGCGCCATCGCCTCGGCCGCGGCCCGCATGGTGACCGCGGCGGGGAACCGGCCGATCATCGAGATGGGGTCACGTCGGACCCACGAGTCGGCGGCGGTGGCGAGCGCACGCGCGGCGTACCTGGCCGGGATGGCCTCGACGTCGAACCTCGAGGCGACGCGACGCTACGGGGTCCCCGGCGCCGGCACCAGTGCCCATTCGTTCACCCTCGCCCACACCGGGCCGGACGGCCCCGACGAGCGCGCGGCGTTCGCCGCGCAGGTTGACGCGCTCGGTGTCGGGACGACTCTGCTCGTGGACACCTACGACATCACCCAGGGCGTGATCAACGCGATCGAGGTCGCCGGCACCGGACTCGGCGGTGTCCGCATCGACTCCGGCGATCTCGGGGTGCTGGCCCGTCAGGTGCGCGCGCAACTCGACGATCTCGGCGCGCACGACACCCGCATCGTGGTCTCCGGCGACCTCGACGAGTACGCGATCGCCGCACTGCGCGCGGAGCCCGTCGACGCGTACGGGGTCGGGACCTCGCTGGTCACCGGCAGCGGCGCTCCCACCGCGGGCATGGTCTACAAACTGGTCGAGGTCGACGGCATCGGTGTCGCCAAGCGGTCCAGCCACAAGGAGTCACGCGGCGGCGCGAAGGCCGCGGCACGGTCGGCGCGCTCGACCGGGACCATCGTCGAGGAGATCATCTACCCGGCGGGCGGTGCGGTCCCGGACACCGGCGGTCTGGCCACGACCGACCTGCAGATCCCACTGGTCCGCGACGGCGAACCCGTCGACGGCCTGCCCACCCTCACCGAGGGCCGCGACCATCTCGCCGACGCGCTCGTCAGCCTGCCGTGGGAGGGATTGGGCCTCTCGCGCGGCGAACCCGCCATCCCCACCCGCTTCGCCCTGCCGTGA
- the murI gene encoding glutamate racemase has product MTEGNIDAPIGIFDSGVGGLTVARAIVDQLPDEDILYVGDTGNGPYGPLTIPDIRAHALAIGDDLVERGVKALVIACNTASSACLRDARERYPVPVIEVILPAVRRAVATTRSGRIGVIGTSATVASRAYDDAFAAAPHAEITSVACPRFVDFVERGITSGRQILGLAEGYLEPLQQARVDTVVLGCTHYPLLSGVIQLAMGDEVTLVSSAEETAKDVVRVLTRNDLLHPHTDRQAQRVFTATGDPVSFARLSTRFLGPSIGQIQHA; this is encoded by the coding sequence GTGACCGAGGGAAACATCGACGCACCGATCGGCATCTTCGATTCCGGTGTCGGCGGGCTCACCGTGGCCCGGGCCATCGTCGACCAACTCCCCGACGAGGACATCCTCTACGTCGGCGACACCGGCAACGGGCCCTACGGGCCGCTGACGATCCCCGACATCCGCGCGCACGCGCTGGCGATCGGTGACGACCTCGTCGAGCGAGGGGTCAAGGCGTTGGTGATCGCCTGCAACACAGCGTCATCGGCCTGCCTGCGCGATGCCCGGGAGCGGTATCCGGTGCCGGTGATCGAGGTCATCCTGCCCGCGGTCCGCCGGGCCGTCGCCACCACGAGGTCGGGTCGGATCGGGGTCATCGGAACCTCGGCCACCGTGGCGTCACGCGCCTACGACGACGCCTTCGCCGCCGCCCCCCATGCCGAGATCACCTCGGTCGCGTGTCCGCGGTTCGTCGATTTCGTCGAGCGCGGCATCACGTCGGGACGGCAGATCCTCGGCCTCGCCGAGGGATACCTCGAACCGCTGCAGCAGGCGCGCGTCGACACCGTCGTGCTGGGCTGCACCCACTACCCGCTGCTGTCGGGGGTCATCCAACTGGCGATGGGCGACGAGGTGACGCTCGTGTCCAGCGCCGAGGAGACCGCCAAGGACGTGGTGCGGGTGCTGACCCGCAACGACCTGCTGCACCCGCACACCGACCGCCAGGCGCAGCGCGTGTTCACCGCGACGGGGGACCCGGTGTCGTTCGCGCGTCTGTCCACCCGATTCCTCGGACCGTCCATCGGGCAGATCCAACACGCATAA
- a CDS encoding rhomboid family intramembrane serine protease, translated as MTGYDAPTVDATGRRPLWIRSAVVMAVIIATLYVVEAIDTAMNNRLDADGIVSRDADGLVGIVFSPFLHDGFAHLTSNAVPGAVLGFLLLLARRFVIATAVVWIVSGVGVWLFGPAGAITIGASGIIFGWLAFLLVRGLFNRSPLQILLGVLLFLVYGSVLLGVLPNNNGVSWQAHLFGAIGGVLAASLLAGRDRRSRQRDPAAASTQLFGGDPTTSPRGTLPR; from the coding sequence ATGACCGGATACGACGCACCGACCGTGGACGCGACGGGTCGCCGCCCGCTCTGGATCCGCTCGGCGGTCGTCATGGCCGTCATCATCGCGACGCTGTACGTCGTCGAGGCCATCGACACCGCCATGAACAACCGGCTCGACGCCGACGGGATCGTCTCCCGCGACGCCGACGGACTGGTCGGCATCGTGTTCTCGCCGTTCCTGCACGACGGGTTCGCGCACCTGACCTCGAACGCCGTTCCGGGCGCGGTACTCGGGTTCCTGTTGTTGCTCGCGCGTCGGTTCGTGATCGCGACCGCGGTGGTGTGGATCGTCTCGGGCGTCGGGGTGTGGCTGTTCGGCCCCGCCGGTGCCATCACCATCGGCGCGTCCGGGATCATCTTCGGGTGGCTGGCCTTCCTGCTGGTCCGCGGACTGTTCAACCGTTCGCCGCTGCAGATCCTCCTCGGCGTCCTGCTGTTCCTCGTGTACGGCTCGGTACTGTTGGGTGTGCTCCCGAACAACAACGGCGTGTCCTGGCAGGCACATCTGTTCGGCGCGATCGGTGGGGTCCTGGCGGCTTCACTGCTCGCCGGCCGCGACCGTCGCAGCCGACAGCGTGATCCCGCGGCGGCGTCGACTCAGCTGTTCGGCGGGGACCCGACCACCTCGCCCCGTGGGACACTGCCTCGGTGA
- a CDS encoding ATP-dependent DNA helicase, producing MTQLPPVTTLLESAVSALGGAHRDGQVRMASAVSTAIDTGEHLAVQAGTGTGKSLAYLVPALRHAVDSGTTVVVSTATIALQRQLIERDLPRLAKALTKPLGRAPTFAILKGRSNYVCLNKVHSGEAEEQTDELFDAFTMSRVGREVVRLREWVSDTESGDRDELPLAVLDRSWKQISVSARECLGATNCTYGTDCFAELARAEAGSADVVVTNHAMLAIDAMSGFNVLPEHDVVIVDEAHELVDRITSVATAEISPGTVAGVARRCGKLIDEELADDIAGAGELVAQLLDVTPPGRWTRLPDGAAETFAGLRDRLWRARSAIGPARGNADPDGAAARSAAITALDDLHDNAVRLLGAFDEPDESKRRDVVWTAEDLVRDERRPVIRIAPLSVGGLLRSSLFNETTAILTSATLTIGGTFDSLAANWGLPISGRGADTTAPLSDLTATGTPVPADGDTFRWQGVDVGSPFNYRTSAILYVAAHLDPPGRAGIAPATIDEMVDLIESAGGRTLGLFSSIRAAKEAAALVRERIDHPVLCQGENATGTLISQFAADESTCLFGTLSLWQGVDVPGPSLSLVLIDRVPFPRPDDPLLIARQAAVAARGGNGFLAVAANHAALLLAQGAGRLLRATDDRGVVAVLDPRLVTARYGGYLRASLPPFWQTSDPAVVRAALTRLHTSASNA from the coding sequence GTGACCCAGCTGCCCCCGGTCACCACCCTCCTCGAATCCGCCGTGTCCGCACTCGGCGGAGCGCACCGCGACGGCCAGGTGCGGATGGCGTCGGCGGTGTCCACCGCGATCGACACCGGCGAGCACCTCGCGGTCCAGGCCGGAACCGGTACCGGTAAGTCGCTGGCCTACCTGGTCCCCGCGCTGCGCCACGCGGTCGACTCGGGCACCACGGTGGTCGTCTCCACCGCGACGATCGCCCTGCAGCGCCAGCTCATCGAGCGCGACCTGCCACGACTGGCCAAGGCGCTGACCAAGCCGCTGGGCCGGGCGCCGACCTTCGCCATCCTCAAGGGCCGGTCGAACTACGTGTGCCTGAACAAGGTGCACAGCGGCGAGGCCGAGGAACAGACCGACGAGCTGTTCGACGCGTTCACCATGTCCCGGGTGGGGCGCGAGGTGGTCCGGTTGCGTGAATGGGTGAGCGACACCGAGAGCGGCGATCGGGACGAACTCCCACTCGCCGTCCTCGACCGCTCCTGGAAGCAGATCAGCGTCAGCGCCCGTGAGTGCCTGGGCGCGACGAACTGCACCTACGGCACGGACTGCTTCGCCGAACTGGCGCGGGCCGAGGCGGGATCGGCCGACGTGGTCGTCACCAACCACGCGATGCTCGCGATCGACGCGATGAGCGGATTCAACGTCCTGCCCGAGCACGACGTGGTCATCGTCGACGAGGCACACGAGCTGGTGGACCGGATCACCTCGGTGGCGACCGCGGAGATCTCCCCCGGCACCGTCGCCGGGGTCGCGCGCCGCTGCGGGAAGCTGATCGACGAAGAACTCGCCGACGACATCGCAGGCGCGGGTGAGCTCGTCGCACAGTTGCTCGACGTGACGCCGCCCGGTCGCTGGACCCGGCTGCCCGACGGCGCGGCCGAGACCTTCGCCGGTCTGCGCGACCGACTGTGGCGCGCACGATCGGCGATCGGCCCCGCCCGCGGGAACGCCGATCCCGACGGCGCGGCCGCCCGCTCGGCCGCCATCACCGCGCTCGACGACCTGCACGACAACGCGGTCCGCCTCCTCGGCGCCTTCGACGAGCCCGACGAGTCGAAGCGCCGGGACGTCGTGTGGACCGCCGAGGACCTCGTCCGCGACGAACGTCGGCCGGTCATCCGCATCGCGCCGCTGTCGGTCGGCGGGTTGCTGCGGTCGTCGTTGTTCAACGAGACCACCGCGATCCTCACCTCCGCGACCCTGACCATCGGCGGCACGTTCGACAGCCTGGCCGCCAACTGGGGACTGCCGATCTCCGGGCGCGGCGCCGACACCACCGCGCCGCTGTCCGACCTCACCGCGACCGGCACCCCGGTGCCCGCCGACGGCGACACGTTCCGGTGGCAGGGCGTCGATGTCGGGTCGCCGTTCAACTACCGGACCTCGGCGATCCTCTACGTCGCCGCTCACCTCGACCCGCCGGGGCGTGCCGGGATCGCGCCGGCGACCATCGACGAGATGGTGGACCTGATCGAGAGCGCGGGCGGACGCACCCTCGGGCTGTTCTCGTCGATCCGCGCCGCCAAGGAGGCCGCCGCACTGGTCCGCGAACGCATCGACCACCCCGTGCTGTGTCAGGGCGAGAACGCCACGGGCACGCTGATCTCGCAGTTCGCCGCCGACGAGTCCACCTGCTTGTTCGGGACATTGTCGCTGTGGCAGGGCGTCGACGTACCCGGCCCGTCGTTGAGTCTCGTACTGATCGACCGGGTGCCGTTTCCACGCCCCGACGACCCGCTGCTCATCGCACGCCAGGCCGCGGTCGCCGCCCGGGGCGGCAACGGCTTCCTCGCCGTGGCCGCCAACCACGCCGCGCTGCTCCTCGCGCAGGGCGCGGGCCGACTGCTGCGTGCCACCGACGACCGCGGCGTGGTCGCCGTCCTCGATCCCCGCCTGGTGACCGCCCGCTACGGCGGATATCTCCGCGCGTCGCTGCCACCGTTCTGGCAGACCAGCGACCCGGCCGTGGTCCGCGCCGCGCTGACCCGGCTGCACACGTCGGCCTCGAACGCCTGA